In Manduca sexta isolate Smith_Timp_Sample1 unplaced genomic scaffold, JHU_Msex_v1.0 HiC_scaffold_238, whole genome shotgun sequence, the genomic stretch ACCACCAAATGCAGGCTCTGCAGCTGATAATATTCCATCATTTATTGCCACCATTCCAAACTCGAGTTTTTGTGACATCCTAAAAGCCTGGCCCAAGTCTTTGGTAAGAACATAAGAAGCTAGGCCACTTCTGGTGCTATTGGCAATCTTCAAAGCCTCAgcttcatttttaaattttagacaAGTTGCAACAGGCCCAAATATCTCCTCTGTGAATATGTTCATATCGGGTTTCACATTTATAAGGAGAGTAGactcataaaatttgttgccaAGTTCAGTGGCAAACTTGCCACCTGCAAGAACTTTTGCACCTTTAGATACAGCATCATCCACAAGACCAGAAACCTTCTTGGCTTTGTTCCAGAGTTGACATAAAGAGGGCCACAAGTCACTCCCTCCTTTGTTGCCCAGGTCTAGAATACATTTACTGCCAATTCTTGCCTTAAATTCTTTTACAAATTTATCATACACATCCTCATGTATAAGGAACCTATTGGCTCCAATGCAGGCCTGACCGTTGTTTCTGAATTTTGCCAACATGGCTTGATCTACAGCATGTTCAATGTCAGCACTCGCAAAAACAATAAATGGTGCATTGCCACCTAATTCTAATGCAACTCTCTTAACACCCTTAGCTGCAAAGTCCGTGCAATATTTTACCAACATGTGTTGAGCCAGTGAATGATATACAACCAACGCTGTGGTCTTCACACATAACTTGGCCAACAGCTGGGGCATTCTTCCTACTGGCAGTAACCACGTTAATCACACCTTTGGGCACTCCAGCCTGATGAGCCAATTCAGCTGCAGCTAGAGCAGACAGTGGGGTATCTTCAGATGGTTTAATAACACAAGTGCATCCTGCAGCCATGAGGGCACCAACTTTCCTCGTAATCATAGCGAAAGGGAAGTTCCATGGAGTAATAACAGACACAACTCCAAGAGGCTGCCTCgtcaataatatttgtttgttaggCCAAGGACTCGGGATAATTTCTCCATTGATGTGTCTGGCTGTATCAGCAAACCAC encodes the following:
- the LOC115444032 gene encoding LOW QUALITY PROTEIN: glutarate-semialdehyde dehydrogenase (The sequence of the model RefSeq protein was modified relative to this genomic sequence to represent the inferred CDS: inserted 4 bases in 2 codons; deleted 2 bases in 2 codons), with translation MDLLRTSISKNYKLYITQCRRMHLLKXQAYINGQWVQSQSKVLFPVTNPANDSVITEIPDMDAHDTKHAVQVAANTFQTWRDTTAKERSRILRKWFDLCEKNSEDLAQVITAESGKPLSESRGDVAYGNFSLRWFADTARHINGEIIPSPWPNKQILLTRQPLGVVSVITPWNFPFAMITRKVGALMAAGCTCVIKPSEDTPLSALAAAELAHQAGVPKGVINVVTASRKNAPAVGQVMCEDHSVGCISFTGSTHVGKILHGLCSKGVKRVALELGGNAPFIVFASADIEHAVDQAMLAKFRNNGQACIGANRFLIHEDVYDKFVKEFKARIGSKCILDLGNKGGSDLWPSLCQLWNKAKKVSGLVDDAVSKGAKVLAGGKFATELGNKFYESTLLINVKPDMNIFTEEIFGPVATCLKFKNEAEALKIANSTRSGLASYVLTKDLGQAFRMSQKLEFGMVAINDGILSAAEPAFGGIKESGIGXEGSLHGVEEYTDIKYTLMSGLDK